Within the Magnetospirillum sp. ME-1 genome, the region CGGCAATTTCGTGGTGCTGAAGGAGTTTGATTGCCCCATCACCATCCGGGGCAAGCACTGGGGCGCGGTGAGGCTGGCCATCAAGCCGTAGGGTCAAAGAGTGCCGTCATCCCGAGGTCGCCTTCGGCTTGCTCAGGATGACGATGTCGCGGAGCCTACACGCTCTTCCCCAGCCGTCCGGCCAGATCCTGGATGAACTGCCAGGCGACGCGGCCCGAGCGCGAGCCGCGCGTCACCGACCATTCGTTGGCCTGGGCGTGCAGGTCCTCGGTGGAGATGGGCAGGCCGTAATGGGCCACATAGCCTTCGACGATGGCGAAGAAGGTGTCCTGGCCCACGTGGTGGAAGCCCAGCCACAGGCCGAAGCGGTCGGACAGCGAAACCTTTTCCTCCACCGCCTCGCCGGGATTGATGGCGGTCGAGCGCTCGTTGTCGATCATGTCGCGGGCCATCAGGTGGCGGCGGTTGGAGGTGGCGTAGAACACCACGTTGGAGGGTCGCCCCTCGATGCCGCCGTCGAGGACCGCCTTCAGCGACTTGTAGGCGTCGTCCTGCTGGTCGAAGGACAGATCGTCGCAGAACAGCACGGCACGCCGCCCGCTGTCCTTCAGCAGACGCAGGCAGCGGGGCAGGGACGGAATGTCCTCGCGGTGGATCTCCACCAGCAGCAGGGCGCCGGGCGTTTCGGCGTTTATCGCGGCGTGCACCGCCTTGACCAGCGAGCTCTTGCCGGTACCGCGCGCCCCCCACAGCAGCGCGTTGTTGGCGGAATAGCCCTCCGCGAAGCGCCTTGTGTTGTCCATTAGCTGCTCGCGCTGGCGCTCGATGCCCTGCAACAGCTCGATGTCAACCCGATTGACGTTGGGCACCGGCTCCAGTCGGTCGGGATCGGCATGCCAGACATAGGCCTCGGCGGCCGACAGGTCCGGAGTGGCGAAAGGCGGGGGCGACAGGCGCTCCAGGGCTTCGGCGATACGGTTGAGGGCCTTGACGGCGTCGGCGTAGGGCATGGCGGCGATCCCTTGAAGAACTGGGGCGCGGATGGTAGCAGCTTCGCCTCCGGGGGCAAGCAAATCGGCTTGATGGCCACTTGGCGTTTGCATCCCGGCGATAGGCGGCTATATTCCCGCTGCATTCAACGCTGCATTGGACAATGCGCGACTTCCCGAGGAGACAGTGATGTTCGTGTCGCCCGCTTATGCCCAGGCCGCCGCCGGTGGCGGTTCCATGGGAGCCCTGGAACAGTTTCTGCCTCTGATTCTGATCTTCGTGGTGTTCTACTTCCTGCTGATCCGTCCGCAGCAGAAGAAGATGAAGCAGCACAAGGAGATGCTGGGCCAGCTCCGCCGTGGCGACCGCGTCGTCACCGCCGGCGGCATCATCGGCACCATCAACAAGCTGATCAACGACACCGAGGTGTCGGTGGAGATCGCCGAGGGCGTGCGGGTGCGCGTGCTCCGCTCGACCATCACCGAGGTGATGTCCAAGACCGAGCCGGTCGCCGGCGACAAGGCCAAGGACGAGAAGCCCGAAGCCGAGCCGGCCGCCGAAAAGGCCGACAAGTAAACCTTACGTCTCCCTTCCAAGCAGCACAGGCCGGGACATGCTCCACTATCCTCGTTGGAAGATCGCAATGGTGGCGGTGATCGCCATCCTGGGCATCGTCTTCGTCTTCCCCAACCTGCTGACGCGCGAACAGGCCGACCGGCTGCCCCATTGGCTGCAGCCGGTCAGCCTGGGCCTCGATCTGCAGGGCGGTTCCTACCTGCTGCTGGAGGTGGACACCGCCTACGTGGTCCGCGAACAGCTGACCTCGCTGGTGGAAACCGTGCGCACCACGCTGCGCAAGGAAAAGATCAAGTACTCGGACCTGGGCGCCAAGGGCGACCATGTCAACGTGCGGATCATCGACGCCGAGGACCGCGCCAAGGCCCGCGAACTGCTGCGCAAGCTCGACCCCGATGCCGCCCTTGACGCCAGGGACGACGGCGCCATGGTGCTCAAGTACTCGGAGCAGGCGGTCAAGGCCCGCAAGATGGCCGCCGTGGACCAGTCGCTGGAAATCGTGCGCCGCCGCATCGACGAGCTGGGTACCCGCGAACCCTCCATCCAGCGCCAGGGCGAGGACCGCATCGTCGTCCAGCTGCCCGGCGTCAAGGACCCCGACCGCATCAAGTCGCTGCTGGGCAAGACCGCCAAGCTGACCTTCCACCTGCTCGACGATTCCACCACCTCGGAGGAAGCGGGACGGGGCAGGGTGCCGCCCGGCTCCATGCTGCTGCCCTCCGCCGAGAAGGAGCGGGGCATGCCCGAATCCTACGTGGTCAGGAAGCGGGTCGAGGTGGGCGGCGACATGCTGACCGATTCCAAGGCCACCTATCAGGACGGCCGCCCGGTGGTCAGCTTCCGCTTCAACGCCGCCGGCGGCAAGAAGTTCGGCGACGCGACGCGCGAGAACGCCGGCAAGTTCCTGGCCATCGTGCTCGACGAGAAGGTGATCAGCGCGCCGCGCATCAACGAGCCCATCCTGGGCGGCTCCGGCATCATCTCGGGCAACTTCACCGTGCAGCAGGCGCAGGATCTGTCGCTGCTGCTGCGTGCCGGCGCCTTGCCCGCGCCGCTGCAGGTTCTGGAAGAGCGCACCGTCGGCCCCGATCTCGGCGCCGATTCCATCCAGGCCGGTACCGTCGCCAGCGCCGTCGGCCTGCTGATGGTGGCCGTCTTCATGGTGGTCATCTACGGCATCCTGGGCGTGCTGGCCAATGTGGCCCTGGTGTTCAACCTGATCCTGCTGATGGCCTTGCTGTCGGCGCTCGGGGCCACGCTGACGCTTCCGGGCATCGCCGGCATCGTGCTGACCATGGGCATGGCGGTGGACGCCAACGTGCTGATCTACGAGCGCACGCGCGAGGAGCAGCGGCGCGGCCGAAGCATCCTGTCGGCGGTCCAGCACGGTTTCGACCGGGCCCATGCCACCATCTTCGACGCCAATTTCACCCACATGATCGCCGCCCTGCTGCTGTACATCTTCGGCACCGGCCCCATTCGCGGCTTCGCCGTGACGCTGGGCATCGGTATCATGACGTCGCAGTTCACGGCGGTGAACATCACCCGGTTGATGGTCGCCATCTGGATCGCCGTCCGGCGTCCCAAGACCCTGCCGCTCTAGAGGAATCGAGGATAATCGAGCGATGAACTTCTATTCCCGCTGGGTCGCCACCAAGAAGCCGAATTACGACTTCATCCGTCTGCGCTTCTTCGCCTTCGGCCTCACCGCCCTACTGATCGTGGGCTCGTTCGCCTCCATCATCGTCAAGGGCTTCAACTACGGCATCGACTTTGCCGGCGGCATCCTGATCGAGGCCCACACCACCGGGGGCGAGGCGGACCTGCACCACATGCGCGGCACGCTGGAAGGCCTGAAGCTGGGCGAGGTGTCGCTGCAGGGCTTCGGCAATACCGGCCGCGACGTGATGATCCGCGTGCAGAAGCAGGCGGGCGACGAGAAGGCCCAGATGGCGGCGCTCGGCAAGGTCAAGGAGGCGCTGGGCGCCGGCTACGAGTACAAGCGCGTCGAGATCGTCGGCCCCAAGGTGGGCGAGGAACTGAAGCGCGACGGCGTGCTGGCCGTGGCCCTGGCGGTGCTGGCCATCGCCGCCTATGTGTGGTTCCGCTTCGAGTGGCAGTTCGGCGTCGGCGCGCTGATCGCCATCTTCCACGACGTGATCACCACCTTCGGCCTGTTCTCCATCTCGGGCCTGGAATTCAACCTGACCTCGGTGGCGGCGATTCTCACCATCGCCGGCTATTCCATCAACGAGACGGTGGTGGAATACGACCGCGTGCGCGAGAACCTGCGCAAGTACAAGACCATGCCGCTCTACGACCTGCTTAACCTGTCGGTCAACGAGACCCTGGCCCGCACCATCCTGACGGTGTCCACCGTGTCCATCAGCGTGCTGGCCCTGTTGGTCCTGGGCGGCGAGGTGCTGCGCGGTTTCTCCATCGCCATGATGTGGGGCCTGATCATCGGCACCTTCTCGTCCATCTACGTGTCCATGCCGGTGCTGGTGTACTTCAACCTGCGCACCGGCAAGGAGACCGAGGAAGCCGAGACGGCCGAGGGCGGACCGGCCGCCGCGCCGTAAGACTCCATGGACATCACGCCCCTCATCCCGTCCGGCCGGCAGATCGTCAAGGGATACGGCGATGGCGGCTTCACCATCTCCGGCATCCGCTGGGAGGGCTCGGTCCTGGTGCTGCCCGACCGCACCCAAGCCTGGGGGCCGGCCGAGCTGTCCCAGGTCACCGAGGAAAGCCTGTCGCCGATTTTGAGCCTGCCGGAGCGGCCGAGGCTTCTGCTGCTGGGCTGCGGCCAGCGCATGGCGCTGGTCCCCAACACTCTGCGCGCGGCCCTGCGCCAAGCGGGTATCACCCTGGAACTGATGGACACCGGCGGGGCCTGTCGCACCTTCAATGTGCTGGTATCGGAAGAGCGTTCGGTGGCGGCGGCGCTGATCGCGGTCTAGCCCTTATTCCCCCGGAGGAACCGCCGGCAGGGTGAAGCGGAAGGTGGCGCCTCCACCGGGCGAGGGTTCGACCCAGATCCGCCCACCGTGGCGTTCGACGATTCGCTTGCAGATGGTCAGGCCGATACCGGTGCCTTCGTCTTCCTCCCGGCCGCGAAGCTTCTGGAAGATGGTGAAGATGCGCTCGGCGTATTGCGGCTCGACTCCGATGCCGTCATCCCTGCCCCAGAACGTCCACCCCCCCGAGACCTCGTCGATTTCTGCTCCCACGTCGATGGTGGAGGGGTGGCCCGGGCGGTGATACTTCGCCGCGTTGTCGATCAGGTTCTCGAACAGGGTGAGCGTCTGTTCCCGATCGGCGGTAAGGGTCGGCAGTTCCCCCACGTGGAGGGTGGCTCCGTATCGGCCGAGATTGGCCGCCAGCATATCCCTGGCTTCGGCCGCCACACCGTTCAGGTTTACGGGGGCGAAGGTATTGCCGCGGCTGCGGATCTGCGAATAGGCCAGCAGGTCCAGCAATTGCTGCTGCATGCGCTTGGTCCCGGCCACGGTGTAGTCGATGAACTCGTTGGCCTCGGCGTCGAGTCGGTTGCGATACCGGTGCTGGAGCAGCTGGACGAAACTGGTGATGCTGCGCAGCGGCTCCTGCAGGTCATGGGCGGCCACGTGGGTGAACTGTTCCAGATCGGCATTGGCGACCGCCAGCTGGCGGGCCTTTTCCTCGGCGGCGGCCTGGGTGATGCGCAAATGGCGGGTCCGGTCGGCGACCTGTTCCTCCAGCACATGGCTTTGGCGTTCCAGACTGGCGGCGAGCTGCCGGCGTGAGTATTCGCGCCGGTCGGACAAGGAGGCCAGCCAGAACAGGGCGGTCGACAAGGTGATCACCACGGCGGCGATCCAGGCTGCTTCCCGGTAGAATTCGGCCATGGCGGTCTTCTGGGTCATGCCGATGGTGGCGACGACGGGATAGCGGTCCAATGTTCCGTAGCTGACGATCTTGTCGTTGCCATCGGTGACGGAAACAAAGCGGACGATGCCGGATGGCGCCTGGGGCAGATGCTTCTGGAACAGGGGGCTCATGGCGGTCGAGCGCCCCAGGGAGGCCACGGGATCGGGCAACCTTGCCAGGAAGATGCCGTCCCGGCGGATGACAGAGATGCCGCCCGGCTCCTCGATCAGCAGCTTTTCCAGGGCTGCGACCAGGAACATGGGGTCAAAGGCCACGGATACCACGCCCTTGAACCGGCCGCCGGCGTCGATGATGGGGCGTGACAGCGGGATGGCCGGCCGGCCGTCGATGCGATTGACGATCGGCATGCCGATATTGAGGCTGTTGCTCCGGGGATTGCCCTGGTGGATCTGGAAGTGTTCGCGGTCCGAGATGTCCAGGGGGAAGTCCAGAACGCCGTCGGCCTGGAGGACGATCCCGGAATTCTTGCCGTCCTGGCCGAAAACCACAAGCTGGCGGACCTCGGGAAAGACGCCGAGCCGGCTTTGGAACCATTTGAGGAGCGCGTCGTCCGGCCAACGTGCGGGATCGATGCGTTGGCTGGCTTCCTGCAGCAGGTTGTCGATGCTGCGCAGGCTGGTGTCGACCTGATGCTCCAAAGTCCGGGTCAGGGCGGTCAGCAGGCGCTCGGCATTGCTGTTGGCCCGCATCCAGGCCGCTCTGAGATGGATGGACGCGATCACGGCCAGAATGGCGATCAGCACCAGCGCCCAGCGACGGGCAATGGTGCTCGGACGCAAGGGGGCAAGCGCGAAATCCTCCGCGCCGGTGAGCATGCCAGGCTGTTCACGGCCCAAGATGAGAAATGCCCCCTGTTTCGGATCGGATGTCCGATTGCATATCCCAACCCCGAGCTTCGTCTATCATCTTTCCCATCGGGAAAGTAGGGTAGAAATGAAAAACCCCCCTCCCGAAGGGGAGGGGGGCTTCAAAATCCAGTCTCAGCCCAGATTGGCTTCGACGAAATCCCAGTTCACCAGATTGTCCAGGAAGCACTGGACGAAGTCGGGACGGCGGTTCTGCCAGTCGAGGTAATAGGCATGCTCCCACACGTCGACGGTGAGCAGCGCCTTCTGGCCGTGGGCCATGGGCAGGTCGGCATTGGCCGTCTTGGTGATCTTCAGCTTGCCGGCATCAAGCACCAGCCAGGCCCAGCCCGAGCCGAACTGGCCCACGGCGGCGGCCTTGAAGTCTTCCTTGAACTTGTCGAACCCGCCCAGATCGGACTCGATCCTGGCCAGCAGCTTCGCCCCCGGCTTGCCGCCGCCGCCCTTCTTCATGCAGTTCCAGAAGAAGGTGTGGTTCCACACCTGGGCGGCATTGTTGAAGATGCCCTGCTTGGCCGGCAGATCGGCAGCCGCCACCTTGATCACCTCTTCCAGGGACTTGGACGCCAGATCGGTGTCCTTGGTCAGGTTGTTGAGGTTGGTCACATAGGCGGCGTGATGCTTGCCGTGATGGAACTCGAAGGTGCGGGCGGAAATGTGCGGCTCCAGCGCGTCGATGGCGAAGGGGAGCGGCGGAAGCTCAAAAGCCATAATTCACCTCTATGTCGTCAAAGGGTTCCGAACTGAATTGGAAATCGTCTAAACGATGCCCCAAAGATAGGAACTCCGGGGAGGATTGTGAAGCACCTTTGTCGGCTATTGCCGAATCAAAAGGTCAGGCCCGGACGCGCCAGCGCCAGCCGCGCGGCGGCGAGGCCGCTGCAGATGGCGGCTTCTATGGTACAGGGCCAGGGCGAAGCAATCCAGTCGCCGGCGAGGAAAACCCCGTCGCGACCGGTGACCGGGCCGGGACGGGCGACCACCGTAGCCGGGTCGTGGGCCAGGGTGGCCCGCTTTTCCTTCATGATGCGATAGGGCGGCGGTGCGATGGGCGGCATGCCCAGCGCCCGGCGGATCTCGTCCCACAGGCGGTCGGCGATGGATTCGTTGTCCAGATCCACCAGGGCGCCGGCCGCCGACACCGTCACCGACAAGACGTCGCCGCGGGCGAACAGCCAATGGCCGGAGGCGTGGACCAGGCCGAGGAAGTGGCTGCCATGGGGCAGTTCCACCGGCTGGGCGCAGCGGAAATGGGCGTTGACGATGGGCCGGGTCGGCATGGCGGCGGGGGTGGAGCCGGGCAGCAGGGTCTCCACCACCCAGGGCGGCAGGGCCAGGATCACCCGGTCGGCGGAGGTCAACGGCACCTCGGCATCGTCGAAGACCAGGGCGTCGGGCCGAAGCGCCTTCAAGCGGCGGCGGAAATGGGTTTCGGCGCCGAACAGCGCCAGGGTGGCCAGGGCCGGGGCCACCAGGGCGGCCGACAGTCCGGCGGGAAAGGTCCAGGGAACCAGGGCGTCCGATCCGCCCAGCAGCGCCTTGCGCATGGTCCAGGCGAACATGCGGGCCGACGCCTCGTCGGGCGCGGTGTTCATGATCGCCTCGCACATGGGCAGCCACAGGCGGGTGAAGGAGGGGGTGTTGCCCAATCGGCTGGCCACCGTCTCGGCCTTGCCGGTCCAGGGCAGGCCCAGCGCCTTGAATATCTCGCCTATTCCGGCGGGCAGGCGCTTGGGACTGACCGTCCACGACTTGCCGCTGATCAGGTCGATGAAGGGAAAGGCCGGCGGTGCCGCCACCATGGCCTCGATGCCGCCGGTGGCCCGCGCATAGGCCAGGGCCGTGCGGTTGGCGCCCAGGACCAGATGGCTGCCGTTGTCGATCACGCGGCCCAGGCGCTCGTCCAGGAACGAGCGGCAGCGCCCGCCGGCATGGCCCGCCGCCTCGTGCAGCACCACGCGGGTGCCGGCCTTGGCGGCGGCCACTCCGGCGGCGAGCCCGGCCAAGCCGGCGCCCACCACATGCAGGGTGCCCGGGGAGGTCACGCCGTCAGCCCGCGCCAAAGTCCGACCAGGAACACCCCGGCATAGTCGAGCTTGCCAAGCTTGACCCGCTCGGCCAGGGGATCGCCCCGGCGAAGCTTGGCCGACAATTGCTCGGCCACCCGTACGGTGACGGCGCATTGCAGCCGCATGCGCAGATCCTTGACCATGCCGGGCAGCGGCTGGGCCAGTTCGATCAGCCCGTCGGTGGCGTCGAGCATGCGGTCGATGACCTGGCGCAGTTCACGCGGACTGAAGCCGCCTTCCAGCACCCGGATGGTCAGGCCCTGGGCCAGCAGCCAGTCGCGGGGAATGTAGACGCGCCGAAGCTCGCGGTAATCCTTGCCGCAATCCTGCAGGTGGTTCAGCACCTGCAACGCCGCGCACAGCGCGTCCGAGGGCGCGAAGGTGTCGTGGGATTCGCCGTGCAGGTCCAGCAGGAAACGACCGACCGGCGCCGCCGAATAGCGGCAATAGCTCATCAGGTCGGCCCAATCCTCGCAGTAATCGCGCACCGAATCGCGGCGGAAGGCGTGGAGGAGCTGGGAGGCGTGCTCGATCATCGCGCCCTCGCCGTTGACCGCCCGGCGGTAATCCTCGGCCAGCACCAGGGCCGAGCCGCTTTCGGTACCGTGCAGGGCGCGGTCGAGCGCGTCGAGCCCGGCCACCTTCTCTTCCGGGGTGAGAGTGGGCGAATCCGCCACGTCGTCGGCATGCCGGGCAAAGTGGTAATAGGCCATGATGGTGGCGCGCTTGTGCTTGGGCAGCAGCAGCGAGGCCACCGGGAAGTTTTCCTGGCCGGCGGTCTTGCTGGCGGCGGGGAGGGGGGCGGCGGCGGCGCGGGACAACGGATCGGGCCTTCCAATTGGAGCGCGGGGCGGGAAGGGCTATATATGCCACGCCCCATGAGCGGGCTCCAGTTGAAACGAGGTCCCATGTCCGTCCCGCCCGTGCTGTCCCATGCCGCCTCGCTCGTCTCGAGGTTCGATCGCGACCGCTTCGCCACCGCCCTGTTCGCGCCGCTCGACCAGCGCGAGGCGCTGATGCTGCTCTACGCCTTCAACGTGGAAATCGCCCTGGTTCTGGAAAGCGTGCGCGAGCCCATGGCCGGGATGATCCGGCTGCAATGGTGGCACGATACCCTGGTTGCCGGTCTGGACGGCGGATCCTGCGACAATCACCCGGTGGCCCAGCCCCTGTGCGCCATGATCCGGGAACGCGGCCTGCCGCTCGAGGCGTTCGACCACCTGATCTCGGCGCGGCGCGACGATCTGGAAGGAATCGCCCCCGCCGACATGGCCGCGGCGGAGCGTCAGGCCGAGAGCAGTTCGGCGGCGCTCACCCTTCTGGCCCTGGCGGTGCTGGGCACTGAAACCGAGGAGACCCGCCGGGCCGGGCGGCACGTGGGTATCGCCTGGGGGCTGGTGGGCAATCTGCGGGCCCTGGGGCACCACCTGTCAATGGGCAAGTTGACGCTTCCCGAGGACCTGCTCCGTGATGCTGGCGGCAGTGGCGAGGCGGTGAGGGAAGGACGGGCGTCAACCGGTGTATTGACATCCGTGGCGCAAGTCCTGGGGCAACGCGCCCGATACCACCTGACCGAGGCCCGTCGAATCCGGGTCGGGCGAGGCGGCTTGGCCGCGCTACTTCCGGCCGTTTTGGCCGATGGCTACCTGCAAGTACTTGAAAAAATGGGATGGAATCCATTCGACAGCCGTGTGGCTCAGTATCGGCCGCGGCCCATCCGTCTGACGCTGGCCCATCTGACAGGGCGGTTCTGAGTATTATTGCGAAATGGCAACAATAATATTGCGGAAGCGCAATTTTAAAATTGCGTTAACGCAATGAAAGTTAAGCCGTGAAAGAGATGGGCAAATATAGTGCGGATTACCGACGGTATCTACTCTATTTTGTCCCGGGCCGCTGAGGTCCGGCCATCAGCGTCGCATCGCCGCCTACGGCGGCGGTATTGACCGACAGGCAGCGCTCCACCCCATAGCGGATCAGGGTATTGGGGCCGCCGGCCTTGGACCCGGTGCCCGAGAGACCCAATCCGCCGAAGGGCTGCGAGCCCACCACCGCGCCGATCATGGTGCGGTTGACGTAGATGTTGCCGATACGGGCGCGGGCCACCACCTGGGCGATGGTGGCGTCGATGCGCGAATGGATGCCCAGCGTCAGGCCGTAAGAGGTGGCCGCCACCGCGTCGAGCACCTTGTCCAGATGCCCGGCCTCCCAGGGAATGACGTGCAGGATGGGTCCGAACACCTCGTCCTTGAGGAGATCCAGGGATTCCAGCTCGTAGGCCATGGGGGTGAAGAAGGTGCCGTTGTGACAGGTGTCGGGAAGCGGGGCCGTGGCGATGGCCCGCCCGGAATGGCGCAGGCGTCCGCCATGGGCCATCAGCCGCTGGCGGGCGGCCTCGTCGATCACCGGGCCGACATCGGTGGCAAGCAAAGCGGGATCGCCCAGGGACAGCTCGGCCATGGCGCCTTTGAGCAGCGGCTCGATACGGCTCCAGGCCTCGCGCTGGATGAAGGCGATGCGCAGCGCCGAGCAGCGCTGCCCCGCCGAGCGGAAGGCGCTTTCCAGGCAATCGGCCACCACCTGCTCGGCCAGGGCCGAGGAATCGACGATCATGGCGTTGAGGCCGCCGGTCTCGGCGATCAGCGGGGCCAGCGGCCCGTCCATGGCGGCGCGCAGGCGGTTGATGTGGCGCGCCGTGGCGGTCGATCCGGTAAAGCTGATGCCGTCCACCAGGGGGCTGGAGACCAGCGCCTCGCCGATGGCCGGGCCGCCCGGGACCAGATGCAGCGCCTGGGGCGGCACGCCGGCGGCATGGAGCAGGCGCACCATTGCCGCCGCCATCAGCGGGGTCTGCGGCGCCGGCTTGGCCACCACGGCGTTGCCGGCGGCCAAAGCGGCCGCCACCTGTCCCGTGAAGATGGCCAGCGGGAAGTTCCAGGGCGATATGCAGGCGAAGACGCCGCGCCCGCCCAGCATCAGCTCGTTGCTTTCCCCCACCGGGCCGGGCAGCCGCAGGGGCTGGCCGAAGCGCGACCGGGCCTCGGCGGCGTAGAAGCGCAGGAAATCCACCGCTTCGCGCACCTCGGACAGGGCGTCGGGGATGGTCTTGCCCGCCTCGCGGATGGCCAGAGCCATGAAGCGCGGCCGCGCGGCCTCCAGACGGTCGGCGGCGTCGTCCAGGATCGCCGCGCGACCCTCGCCGCCCAGATCGTCCCAGGCGGGAAAGGCGGCGCGGGCGGCGGCCAGGGCCGTCTCCACCTCGGCCGGATTGGCATCGACCACCTCGCCGACCACCCGGCGGCGGTCGGCGGGGTCGAGCACCGGCCGGGCATGGCCCGCATCCGTCTCGGTCCCGCCGATGATGGGAGAGGCCCGCTCGGGTGTCGAGGCGGCGGCCAGGGCGAGGTTCAACTGGGCCAGCACCGCGGCGGACGACAGGTCCAGGCCGCCGGAATTGCGCCGCTGGGGCGCGAACAGGGCGGCGGGTTCCGCCACGCTTTGCGGATTGAGGCGTCCCAGGGCCGCCAGGGGATCGGCGGCGACCACATGGGAGGGGATGTCCTCATCGGCCAGACGGCTGACGAAGGAGGAATTGGCGCCGTTCTCCAGCAGGCGGCGGACCAGATACGGCAGCAACTCCCGATGCGAGCCCACCGGGGCATAGGTGCGGCAGGTGAAGTCCGGCACCAGTTGGGCGTAAAGAGCCTCGCCCATGCCGTGCAGGCGCTGGAACTCCCAATCCCCCGGACCGCCGGTCATCTCGACGATGGCGGCGGCGGTGTGCGCGTTATGGGTGGCGAATTGCGGGTAGAACAGCTGGGGCCGCGCCAGCAGGTCGGCGGCGCAGGCGAGGTACGAGACGTCGGTGGCCTCCTTGGCGGTGAACACCGGAAATCCGTCCAGGCCGCGCTCCTGTGCGCGCTTGATCTCCCCGTCCCAATAGGCGCCCTTGACCAGCCGGATCATCAGCCGCATTGCGCGCCGTTCGGCCAGGGCCCCGGCCCAGGCGATCACCGGCCGCGCCCGCTTCTGATAGGCCTGCACCGCCAGGCCGAAACCGTTCCAGCCGTCCAGGGCGGCATCGGCCAGCACCGCCTCCATGACGTCCAGCGAGATTTCCAGCCGGTCGGCCTCCTCGGCGTCGATGGTGAGCCCGATGCCGGCATCGCGGGCCCGGCGGCAAAG harbors:
- a CDS encoding hydroxysqualene dehydroxylase produces the protein MTSPGTLHVVGAGLAGLAAGVAAAKAGTRVVLHEAAGHAGGRCRSFLDERLGRVIDNGSHLVLGANRTALAYARATGGIEAMVAAPPAFPFIDLISGKSWTVSPKRLPAGIGEIFKALGLPWTGKAETVASRLGNTPSFTRLWLPMCEAIMNTAPDEASARMFAWTMRKALLGGSDALVPWTFPAGLSAALVAPALATLALFGAETHFRRRLKALRPDALVFDDAEVPLTSADRVILALPPWVVETLLPGSTPAAMPTRPIVNAHFRCAQPVELPHGSHFLGLVHASGHWLFARGDVLSVTVSAAGALVDLDNESIADRLWDEIRRALGMPPIAPPPYRIMKEKRATLAHDPATVVARPGPVTGRDGVFLAGDWIASPWPCTIEAAICSGLAAARLALARPGLTF
- the secF gene encoding protein translocase subunit SecF: MNFYSRWVATKKPNYDFIRLRFFAFGLTALLIVGSFASIIVKGFNYGIDFAGGILIEAHTTGGEADLHHMRGTLEGLKLGEVSLQGFGNTGRDVMIRVQKQAGDEKAQMAALGKVKEALGAGYEYKRVEIVGPKVGEELKRDGVLAVALAVLAIAAYVWFRFEWQFGVGALIAIFHDVITTFGLFSISGLEFNLTSVAAILTIAGYSINETVVEYDRVRENLRKYKTMPLYDLLNLSVNETLARTILTVSTVSISVLALLVLGGEVLRGFSIAMMWGLIIGTFSSIYVSMPVLVYFNLRTGKETEEAETAEGGPAAAP
- a CDS encoding sensor histidine kinase produces the protein MLTGAEDFALAPLRPSTIARRWALVLIAILAVIASIHLRAAWMRANSNAERLLTALTRTLEHQVDTSLRSIDNLLQEASQRIDPARWPDDALLKWFQSRLGVFPEVRQLVVFGQDGKNSGIVLQADGVLDFPLDISDREHFQIHQGNPRSNSLNIGMPIVNRIDGRPAIPLSRPIIDAGGRFKGVVSVAFDPMFLVAALEKLLIEEPGGISVIRRDGIFLARLPDPVASLGRSTAMSPLFQKHLPQAPSGIVRFVSVTDGNDKIVSYGTLDRYPVVATIGMTQKTAMAEFYREAAWIAAVVITLSTALFWLASLSDRREYSRRQLAASLERQSHVLEEQVADRTRHLRITQAAAEEKARQLAVANADLEQFTHVAAHDLQEPLRSITSFVQLLQHRYRNRLDAEANEFIDYTVAGTKRMQQQLLDLLAYSQIRSRGNTFAPVNLNGVAAEARDMLAANLGRYGATLHVGELPTLTADREQTLTLFENLIDNAAKYHRPGHPSTIDVGAEIDEVSGGWTFWGRDDGIGVEPQYAERIFTIFQKLRGREEDEGTGIGLTICKRIVERHGGRIWVEPSPGGGATFRFTLPAVPPGE
- a CDS encoding Mth938-like domain-containing protein, which codes for MDITPLIPSGRQIVKGYGDGGFTISGIRWEGSVLVLPDRTQAWGPAELSQVTEESLSPILSLPERPRLLLLGCGQRMALVPNTLRAALRQAGITLELMDTGGACRTFNVLVSEERSVAAALIAV
- a CDS encoding superoxide dismutase is translated as MAFELPPLPFAIDALEPHISARTFEFHHGKHHAAYVTNLNNLTKDTDLASKSLEEVIKVAAADLPAKQGIFNNAAQVWNHTFFWNCMKKGGGGKPGAKLLARIESDLGGFDKFKEDFKAAAVGQFGSGWAWLVLDAGKLKITKTANADLPMAHGQKALLTVDVWEHAYYLDWQNRRPDFVQCFLDNLVNWDFVEANLG
- a CDS encoding ATP-binding protein; its protein translation is MPYADAVKALNRIAEALERLSPPPFATPDLSAAEAYVWHADPDRLEPVPNVNRVDIELLQGIERQREQLMDNTRRFAEGYSANNALLWGARGTGKSSLVKAVHAAINAETPGALLLVEIHREDIPSLPRCLRLLKDSGRRAVLFCDDLSFDQQDDAYKSLKAVLDGGIEGRPSNVVFYATSNRRHLMARDMIDNERSTAINPGEAVEEKVSLSDRFGLWLGFHHVGQDTFFAIVEGYVAHYGLPISTEDLHAQANEWSVTRGSRSGRVAWQFIQDLAGRLGKSV
- the yajC gene encoding preprotein translocase subunit YajC, producing MFVSPAYAQAAAGGGSMGALEQFLPLILIFVVFYFLLIRPQQKKMKQHKEMLGQLRRGDRVVTAGGIIGTINKLINDTEVSVEIAEGVRVRVLRSTITEVMSKTEPVAGDKAKDEKPEAEPAAEKADK
- the hpnC gene encoding squalene synthase HpnC → MSRAAAAPLPAASKTAGQENFPVASLLLPKHKRATIMAYYHFARHADDVADSPTLTPEEKVAGLDALDRALHGTESGSALVLAEDYRRAVNGEGAMIEHASQLLHAFRRDSVRDYCEDWADLMSYCRYSAAPVGRFLLDLHGESHDTFAPSDALCAALQVLNHLQDCGKDYRELRRVYIPRDWLLAQGLTIRVLEGGFSPRELRQVIDRMLDATDGLIELAQPLPGMVKDLRMRLQCAVTVRVAEQLSAKLRRGDPLAERVKLGKLDYAGVFLVGLWRGLTA
- the secD gene encoding protein translocase subunit SecD; this encodes MLHYPRWKIAMVAVIAILGIVFVFPNLLTREQADRLPHWLQPVSLGLDLQGGSYLLLEVDTAYVVREQLTSLVETVRTTLRKEKIKYSDLGAKGDHVNVRIIDAEDRAKARELLRKLDPDAALDARDDGAMVLKYSEQAVKARKMAAVDQSLEIVRRRIDELGTREPSIQRQGEDRIVVQLPGVKDPDRIKSLLGKTAKLTFHLLDDSTTSEEAGRGRVPPGSMLLPSAEKERGMPESYVVRKRVEVGGDMLTDSKATYQDGRPVVSFRFNAAGGKKFGDATRENAGKFLAIVLDEKVISAPRINEPILGGSGIISGNFTVQQAQDLSLLLRAGALPAPLQVLEERTVGPDLGADSIQAGTVASAVGLLMVAVFMVVIYGILGVLANVALVFNLILLMALLSALGATLTLPGIAGIVLTMGMAVDANVLIYERTREEQRRGRSILSAVQHGFDRAHATIFDANFTHMIAALLLYIFGTGPIRGFAVTLGIGIMTSQFTAVNITRLMVAIWIAVRRPKTLPL